Proteins encoded in a region of the Ptychodera flava strain L36383 chromosome 4, AS_Pfla_20210202, whole genome shotgun sequence genome:
- the LOC139130383 gene encoding uncharacterized protein: MALVDVSNLTGQDRSSSQPFRDNFLLWLCKHFHESPGKVVVIDDIISATSNRICAAQKGAIVRQLFPSVRRSRMYINGKRCHVYVNLDRGPGDKLLKYPDQFVWSDLLKLDTRGSGWIPRGRQNSNNSDSSGKPLDESQLSPCFEWLLFEHGKLCNQQKVIRELRIYEDFTWTLRISGRKATQCFGLPTVLSGASDEIYTLFLVAAAAKLCPGFDVLTRRDTRSLKGEVIGRAEDWVQHEDETVSTSLVHRSVACQMILSTENPETVCKRCATVKKNCGRDMFSVTTSETSKYKRESYMTEQELTNKLVLERKQKIKAKKREQRLRAKLNDEMIIFSRENHEDLESIFKSTDGKTTCGDNQDLVLLWDEQRKALACKGQNGRRWHPKVIRMCLSVWMRSQKAYEELRKSGMMVLPSGRLLSMYVNSVDHHPGLNDHFLSWMVEEAERLKLSPEGRIGGLIMDEMAIQEDLQLRYTDGGAEIVGLVSLGEESTNMQTLMTGKDSATTATHVLQMVFLGNTGFRFPFAHWPTHEIDPATLYIHFWDAVKWLHKGGFHVSFSCTDGGQANRSFVLMHFKGKDPFLDNFTTTNIFTHEPMVFYMDPWHNFKKIRNGLEKSSEAPKATRMLQNGEGRILWKYWKLAYQFDQESHTLPLHHRLKPEHFDLTPASRMRNHLAEDVLNKDMLYLMKEFQKQRHSQGASDRERLDISAAVQLLENTSRLITNFTDMRPYFHLEDQRLEENDRVLEFFKTWEGRVTGLRSLPSTQRNKMLLSEKARFDISSMVLGFKKVCEISFSKYPGSGIVAARANSNLVENVFCQQRGKNGQNSNPHYLQYGSGINAICFGQTTTTRKSNSGKVDAMPFFKPSSLRVKRKRNDRDE, encoded by the exons ATGGCGTTGGTGGACGTGTCGAACTTAACCGGGCAAGACCGGTCCTCAAGTCAACCTTTCAGGGATAATTTTTTATTATG GTTGTGCAAACATTTCCACGAGTCTCCAGGAAAAGTAGTCGTTATAGATGACATCATATCTGCAACCAGCAACCGTATTTGCGCAGCCCAGAAAGGTGCTATCGTTCGGCAATTATTCCCGTCAGTCCGACGTAGCAGAATGTACATAAACGGAAAGCGTTG TCACGTCTACGTCAACTTGGACAGAGGACCCGGAGATAAATTGCTCAAATATCCAGATCAATTTGTATGGTCAGATTTGTTAAAGCTGGACACGCGTGGTAGCGGTTGGATTCCCAGAGGTCGGCAGAATTCCAACAACAGTGACTCGAGTGGGAAACCATTAGACGAATCGCAGCTTTCCCCCTGTTTCGAGTGGTTACTTTTTGAACATGGTAAATTGTGCAACCAACAGAAAGTGATTCGTGAATTGCGAATCTATGAGGACTTTACCTGGACTTTGCGCATCTCCGGCAGAAAAGCTACTCAGTGCTTTGGTTTACCCACTGTTCTCAGTGGAGCCAGTGACGAAATCTACACTTTATTTTTGGTGGCAGCAGCCGCCAAACTTTGCCCAGGGTTTGATGTTCTTACACGGAGAGATACAAGATCCTTGAAGGGTGAAGTTATTGGTAGAGCAGAGGACTGGGTGCAACATGAAGATGAAACTGTGTCGACGTCACTTGTTCATAGGTCGGTTGCGTGTCAAATGATACTTTCAACTGAAAATCCAGAAACGGTGTGTAAACGTTGCGCTACCGTGAAGAAAAACTGCGGGAGAGATATGTTCAGCGTAACAACGTCAGAAACATCAAAATACAAGAGAGAGTCTTATATGACCGAACAAGAACTTACAAACAAGCTGGTGCtagaaagaaaacagaaaataaaagcaAAGAAGAGAGAACAACGACTTCGGGCAAAATTAAATGATGAAATGATCATATTTTCCCGTGAAAATCATGAAGACCTTGAGAGTATCTTCAAATCCACAGATGGGAAAACAACATGCGGGGACAACCAGGATTTGGTGTTGCTATGGGATGAACAGAGAAAGGCACTGGCGTGCAAGGGCCAAAATGGAAGACGATGGCATCCAAA GGTTATCAGAATGTGTCTTTCTGTTTGGATGAGGAGCCAGAAAGCTTATGAGGAACTGAGGAAGAGTGGAATGATGGTCTTACCATCAGGAAGACTATTGAGTATGTATGTCAATAGTGTTGATCACCACCCAGGGTTGAATGATCATTTCCTGTCATGGATGGTAGAAGAAGCTGAAAGACTGAAGCTTTCACCGGAAGGAAGGATTGGAGGACTTATAATGGATGAGATGGCAATTCAG GAAGATTTACAACTGAGATACACTGATGGAGGAGCGGAAATAGTCGGATTAGTTTCACTTGGGGAAGAGAGCACAAATATGCAGACTCTAATGACAG GTAAAGACTCTGCCACTACTGCAACACATGTGCTACAGATGGTGTTTCTTGGGAATACAGGCTTCCGTTTTCCATTCGCCCATTGGCCAACCCATGAAATTGATCCGGCTACCTTGTACATTCACTTTTGGGATGCTGTGAAATGGCTACATAAAGGTGGTTTCCATGTGTCCTTTAGCTGTACAGATGGAGGGCAAGCCAATCGTTCATTTGTTCTGATGCATTTTAAAGGGAAGGATCCATTCTTGGATAACTTCACGACAACAAACATCTTCACCCATGAACCCATGGTGTTTTATATGGATCCCTGG CACAACTTCAAGAAAATCCGTAATGGCTTGGAGAAAAGTTCAGAAGCCCCCAAAGCAACACGGATGCTACAAAATGGAGAGGGAAGGATTTTGTGGAAATACTGGAAACTTGCATACCAATTTGATCAAGAAAGTCACACCCTCCCTCTCCATCATAGGTTGAAACCTGAGCACTTCGACCTGACTCCAGCATCTCGAATGCGCAATCATTTGGCTGAAGATGTCCTCAATAAAGACATGTTGTATCTCATGAAG GAGTTCCAGAAACAAAGACACAGTCAGGGAGCATCAGACAGGGAGCGTCTAGACATCAGTGCAGCAGTGCAATTGCTGGAAAATACCAGTAGGCTTATAACAAATTTCACCGACATGCGGCCATACTTCCATCTTGAAGACCAACGTTTGGAGGAGAATGACAGGGTGTTAGAGTTTTTTAAGACGTGGGAAGGGAGAGTGACCGGATTACGTAGTCTGCCATcgacacagagaaacaagatgTTGCTCTCTGAGAAGGCAAGGTTCGATATCAGCTCCATGGTGTTGGGCTTTAAGAAGGTCTGTGAGATCAGCTTCTCAAAATATCCGGGCAGTGGGATCGTTGCAGCACGAGCAAATAGCAATCTTGTTGAAAATGTGTTCTGTCAACAGCGTGGCAAAAATGGACAAAATAGTAACCCTCACTACTTACAGTATGGTTCCGGAATTAATGCCATATGTTTTGGACAAACAACTACCACACGAAAAAGCAACTCCGGTAAAGTGGATGCAATGCCATTTTTCAAACCATCATCACTCAGAGTGAAAAGGAAACGCAATGACCGTGATGAGTAA
- the LOC139130390 gene encoding uncharacterized protein produces the protein MASRGVNWATEEIKCLLGIWNEDIVKNLMDGTSRDRTAYNLISQRLSEHGFDRSPDQCKRKMKHFKSEFKKVSDNNRTSGRGRKTCMFYEELSQIMGSRPAVNPAAGSVVDSCSLGEELQEEVTQRNSTNDSHTESESLEQRTEINDGSASEHSDRVVPLKKRRHEYIESDSDSDKETEVPVVSQQEREDQQEIIPEVENRQVMEAGNQQEQVTDNQQKRIPQGVAKRRETRQKKSNERDSKLQKVMDKCLEKHLVYEQKRDKRFEEGERKKEEKEEEYERIRREERARLFELEERKLMFEREQRELNRQHEMQMFRMFFQFIQTNQPAPHPFHTQHTPNTQPAPPPQHVPPHTQHNLAHTQSTSTYTHRHPDYPNFPTTPNFINTNILSDSVNLVSDP, from the exons ATGGCGAGTCGAGGAGTCAACTGGGCTACGGAAGAGATCAAGTGTCTTTTAGGCATTTGGAACGAAGATATCGTCAAAAATCTTATGGACGGCACGTCAAGGGATCGAACCGCCTACAATCTGATCTCACAGCGTTTGTCAGAGCATGGGTTTGATCGTAGCCCAGATCAATGCAAACGTAAGATGAAACATTTTAAGTCCGAATTCAAAAAAGTTTCGGATAATAATAGGACAAGCGGTCGGGGAAGAAAGACCTGTATGTTTTACGAAGAACTCAGCCAGATTATGGGCAGCAGACCTGCAGTAAATCCCGCTGCAGGCTCGGTTGTGGACAGTTGCAGTTTAGGCGAAGAATTGCAAG AAGAGGTAACACAAAGAAACAGTACAAATGATTCACATACTGAATCAGAAAGCTTAGAACAAAGAACTGAAATCAATGATGGAAGTGCAAGTGAGCATTCAG ATAGAGTTGTGCCTCTTAAGAAGAGAAGACATGAGTATATAGAGAGCGATTCTGATAGTGACAAAG AAACGGAAGTACCGGTAGTCAGCCAACAAGAGAGAGAGGACCAACAGGAAATAATACCTGAAGTTGAAAACAGACAAG TGATGGAAGCAGGCAACCAACAGGAGCAGGTTACAGATAACCAACAAAAGAGAATACCTCAAGGAGTTGCAAAAAGACGAG AAACACGTCAGAAAAAAAGCAATGAGAGAGATTCCAAGTTGCAGAAGGTGATGGACAAATGCCTAGAGAAGCACCTTGTGTATGAGCAGAAAAGAGATAAAAGATTTGAAGAGGGTGAAAGAAAGAaggaagaaaaagaggaagagtATGAAAGAATCAGAAGAGAAGAGAGAGCGCgtctgtttgaacttgaagAACGTAAACTAATGTTTGAACGGGAACAACGGGAACTAAACAGGCAGCATGAAATGCAGATGTTCAGAATGTTTTTCCAATTTATACAGACAAACCAACCTGCCCCACACCCATTCCACACTCAGCACACACCTAATACCCAGCCTGCACCACCACCCCAACATGTACCACCTCACACCCAGCACAATCTGGCACACACACAGTCCACCAGCACATATACCCACAGACACCCTGATTACCCCAACTTTCCAACAacaccaaatttcatcaatacaaatattttgtcagATTCTGTGAATCTTGTAAGTGACCCTTAA
- the LOC139130388 gene encoding uncharacterized protein, producing MAVFDNRTMFVLFWLFLRFLRLRRDNLTHRSLLNEISGIQELTGEPRRRNRRSGRQQREEIRRSRRRFVFLTTIAANAPLVNTVDRRIWTRFRSRNWWEDVVLRTWNDSDWVENFRMTKATFRFLCNRLRDRINRIHTRFRSAVMVDQRIAITLWKLGTNCDYRTIGHLFGVGRSTVCEIFRETCKAICDELLAEVIHLPTQHEAQRIVAGFRNKWGFPQALGAIDGSHIPILAPEINPTDYYNRKGFYSIVLQAIADDNYCFMNVNVGWAGSVHDARVFANSSVYQKLQENTLFPNITENISGVEIPLVLLGDPAYPLLQNLMKPFSDNGRLTPHQHRFNRRLSSARMVIENAFGRLKGRWRCLLKRSDCNLDILPNVVLACCVLHNLCEQHRNPFNDGWLEGVEDFEGPNEQANIPDDRSAINIRRAIMEHFSNE from the exons ATGGCTGTCTTCGACAACAGGACCATGTTCGTCCTGTTCTGGTTGTTTTTACGATTTTTGCGATTGAGACGGGACAATTTGACCCATCGATCGCTTTTAAACGAGATATCTGGTATACAAGAGTTAACTGGTGAACCTCGAAGGCGAAATCGACGGAGTGGTCGTCAGCAGCGTGAGGAAATTCGGCGGTCAAGAAGGCGCTTTGTGTTTCTGACAACAATTGCCGCAAATGCGCCATTGGTGAATACGGTCGATCGGAGAATATGGACACGGTTCCGAAGTCGTAATTGGTGGGAAGATGTCGTTCTCCGAACATGGAACGATTCGGACTGGGTCGAGAATTTCAG GATGACAAAGGCTACTTTTCGCTTTCTTTGCAACCGTTTGCGTGATCGAATCAACCGCATCCACACACGATTTCGGAGTGCTGTTATGGTAGACCAAAGAATTGCCATCACCTTATGGAAACTTGGCACCAACTGTGACTACCGAACCATTGGGCATCTCTTTGGTGTTGGACGATCTACAGTGTGTGAAATCTTCAGAGAGACATGCAAGGCAATATGCGATGAACTCTTGGCTGAAGTCATCCACCTTCCAACACAACACGAAGCACAG AGAATTGTTGCTGGTTTCCGGAATAAGTGGGGTTTTCCACAAGCGTTAGGAGCAATAGATGGCTCGCACATTCCTATACTGGCTCCAGAAATCAATCCGACAGATTACTACAACAGGAAAGGCTTCTACTCCATTGTTTTACAAGCCATAGCAGATGACAATTACTGCTTTATGAATGTGAATGTTGGCTGGGCAGGCAGCGTGCATGATGCGAGGGTATTTGCCAATTCCAGTGTTTACCAGAAGCTTCAGGAAAATACCCTCTTTCCAAATATCACAGAGAACATTTCTGGAGTTGAAATACCCCTTGTGTTGCTAGGAGATCCAGCATACCCACTGCTGCAGAACCTGATGAAACCCTTCTCGGACAACGGACGACTGACTCCACACCAACACCGATTCAACAGGCGACTCAGCAGTGCTAGGATGGTGATAGAGAATGCGTTTGGCAGACTGAAGGGGAGGTGGCGGTGCTTGCTGAAGCGAAGTGATTGTAATTTGGACATACTGCCAAATGTGGTACTAGCCTGCTGTGTGTTACACAATCTGTGTGAACAACACAGAAACCCATTTAATGATGGCTGGCTTGAGGGAGTGGAAGACTTTGAAGGGCCAAATGAACAAGCAAACATCCCTGATGACAGATCTGCAATCAACATCAGACGAGCAATCATGGAACATTTCTCAAATGAATAG
- the LOC139130393 gene encoding uncharacterized protein, translating into MPVISIKNAAIKGYHVYQVRAPEGLHLVVKKEYGNPHDQYALMIYVPELVDIEASMHNIVTDDKRDLVLQQVAGLPMGHVPYILSEGIYKCIDMKLASKVTCCVTGGPRQSFPPWPAVDEKGGGALIPADYFITVSDEHLSTAVKLVNDAIQKMAEKSVLEVVVV; encoded by the exons ATGCCTGTGATATCTATTAAGAACGCTGCCATTAAAGG atatcaCGTATATCAAGTAAGGGCACCCGAAGGCTTGCATCTCGTTGTTAAAAAGGAGTATGGGAATCCTCACGATCAATATGCTCTGATGATTTATGTGCCAGAATTGGTAGACATTGAAGCGAGCATGCACAACATTGTCACCGATGATAAACGGGACCTGGTTCTTCAACAGGTTGCTGGGCTACCCATGGGCCATGTCCCATACATCCTTAGTGAGGGAATTTATAAATGTATAGACATGAAGCTAGCATCTAAAGTGACATG tTGTGTAACTGGTGGACCAAGACAGAGCTTCCCTCCCTGGCCAGCTGTGGATGAGAAGGGAGGTGGTGCTTTAATACCCGCAGATTACTTCATTACAGTCAGTGATGAACATCTCAGTACAGCTGTGAAGCTTGTCAACGATGCCATTCAAAAAATGGCTGAAAAGAGTGTCTtagaagtagtagtagtttAG
- the LOC139130389 gene encoding chromatin assembly factor 1 subunit A-like, with protein sequence MAGEPFYSNIPPARPAVLLFDSHISHLDFEISKLAEENKILLYRLLPNASHFLQPCDVALFGPLKAAWTTAVREFMIDNPGEEVTKKTFARVFKTAWQRSATMKNISLSFSKSGIYPLDRSKISSDLLLPSTSFGDCTAMEEDGETSVNKAEEAAKKRESSLLDLVEEVMSTPEKEKYRQRIEEGFDLPGSPSFRIWKRAYQDSQSNSITASPENSSATECNVTGTETDSCVTDNVTSTATKSPTNVGSIDGTPTRSDSSSDTSIIGQASSPSACTSTPVTSDHGRMTGATPPSKKVSPNLNKVLAYPEIGKRKRKPGAKKFVQCLPSFLNGSEAKKFYQEKHLNFLRSIKERQDRLRAKSEQKKKQEETMARKKQEREEKKKERERNEEERKRIEEKGYHPYSTIKNKWQKKKTT encoded by the coding sequence ATGGCTGGCGaaccattttattcaaatatacCCCCAGCAAGGCCCGCTGTTTTACTTTTTGACAGCCACATCTCACAtttagattttgaaatttccaagCTGGCCGAAGAGAACAAGATTCTTCTTTACCGTCTCCTACCGAATGCGTCACACTTCCTGCAACCCTGTGATGTCGCCCTGTTTGGTCCACTGAAAGCTGCCTGGACAACTGCAGTAAGGGAATTCATGATTGACAATCCGGGGGAAGAAGTAACCAAAAAGACGTTTGCCAGGGTGTTCAAGACAGCATGGCAACGCAGTGCAACAATGAAGAATATATCCCTAAGTTTTTCCAAATCAGGGATATATCCACTGGACCGGTCTAAGATTTCTAGTGATCTGTTGCTCCCTTCAACTAGTTTTGGTGATTGCACTGCTATGGAGGAAGATGGTGAGACAAGTGTGAACAAAGCGGAAGAGGCAGCAAAGAAAAGAGAAAGCAGCCTGTTAGACTTGGTTGAAGAGGTCATGTCGACACCTGAGAAGGAAAAATATCGCCAAAGAATTGAAGAGGGATTTGACTTGCCTGGCAGTCCTTCTTTTAGGATCTGGAAGAGAGCGTACCAAGATTCCCAAAGCAATAGCATAACAGCTTCACCTGAAAATTCATCAGCTACTGAATGTAATGTAACAGGCACTGAAACGGATTCATGTGTCACTGACAACGTGACAAGTACAGCTACCAAATCACCTACTAATGTCGGCAGCATTGACGGTACCCCAACCCGATCCGACAGTAGCTCAGATACTTCAATCATAGGCCAAGCCTCCTCACCATCTGCTTGTACAAGTACTCCAGTCACTTCAGATCATGGGCGAATGACTGGAGCAACACCACCTTCAAAGAAAGTATCACCAAACTTGAATAAAGTACTTGCCTACCCAGAAATCGGGAAAAGAAAGCGAAAGCCTGGAGCAAAAAAATTTGTTCAGTGTCTACCGAGCTTCTTAAACGGTTCTGAAGCAAAGAAGTTTTACCAAGAGAAACACCTGAATTTCCTTCGCTCAATTAAAGAAAGACAAGACAGGTTGCGAGCAAAAAGTGAGCAGAAGAAGAAACAAGAAGAAACCATGGCcagaaaaaaacaggaaagagaagaaaaaaagaaagaaagagagagaaatgaagaagaaagaaaaagaattgaagAAAAGGGCTACCACCCATACTCAACAATCAAGAACAAATGGCAGAAAAAGAAGACGACTTGA